The Reinekea forsetii genome contains the following window.
AGACGCGGAAGAATGCAGCCTTCTGGCCGGCAAACTCGCCATTGACCTGCAGGCCCTTTTGTAACGCGACCGAGGTTTTCCGGATCTGTGCAATGGCACTCAACTCTTGATAGATTCGGCCATTGCGCGCAGCGTTGATATTGTCCTGACCGTAGTAATTTCGGTTCCCGGCGTGCTCACTCTTACCCTGCATAAATTGCATTTCAGAGCCGTAATACACCACCGGAATACCGCGGGCAGTAAACAGCCAGTTATTGGCATCGACGAAGACGTTTTCATTGCCGTTGGAGTTCATGCGCGACATGTCGTGGTTGTCGTAAAAGCTCGCCAAGACATAGGGGTTGGTATATTGGCCGTCGTCCAGGTGCAGATACCATTGGATATCGGCATAGTCTGACGAGCTGTCTTGGAACAGCTGAGTGATCGCGCGCTGACCCGGGAAATCGAGGACGCTGATGCCGCCGTTCTCAGGTTTCTGATGCTGTGCAATGGCCCCCGCGTTGTAGTTAAAGTTTTCACCGAACATATAGAAATCGGGATTCTCGGCGCGGATGCGATCGGAAAATTCCTTCCAAAAAGCGTGCGACATCCAAGCGATGGTATCGATCCGGAAGGCGTCGGCACCCTGGTCGATCCACTGCAAGTAGGCACTGACTAGGTAGTCCATGACCTCAGGATCTTCGTCGTCCAAGTCCGACAGTTGCGCCAGGCCACCGCCGCGGTTGTACCAGTCGTGCAGAGACTCATCATCGCTCAAGTCGCTGGGTTGGCGATTCATATGATCCGCCTTTAAGTTGCCGTCCTGGTCATAAATTTGGCCAAATTTAGCCTGGGATTCGGTCATCGTATAGGACGGAGAACCGTGATTGCCGACTATGTCGAGCACGGTTTTCAAGCCGAACTCACCTTCCATCTTGCTATTGAATTCGCGAAAACTCAGGCCGGGCGATTCCAGATGCTCATCGACCTGGTAAAAGTTAACGCCCCAGTAGCCGTGGTAACCGGTTTTACCTTTATCGGCTCCAACGCCCGCGCCGCATTCGAGGGGGCTGCCGCCGGTAAAGGCCTCGTCTGGATTGTCGACGACGGGTGTTATCCACACCGAGGTGAAGCCCATTTCAGCTATATAGTCTGCGTTGTTGTAGATGCCGGCAAAGTCACCCCCCTGGTAACCGATATTAGCGGCGCTGCCATCGCTGCACGGCATGGATCGGTCCCAGGTGCCCTGGCCGACATCGTTGCCCTGATCGAACTGGTTATTGCTGGTATCGCCATCGACAAAGCGATCGGTCATCACAAAGTAGATTGCCTCTTCGGCAAAGGCTTCGGTGGTACCATAAAATTCATTAGCAAAGGGTTGGCCGCATATGGCTAGGGTTAGGGCTGCCAGACCAAAACCAATGCGCGGGACAGGGCATTTTTGATGTATTTTCTTCATTATATCTCCTGGTTTTATATTTTTTGTGTAGATAGATTTTGCGGTGAAGGCTCAGTCAATTAACTATCGTTAGATCTAGCAACGGGTTCCCGGCGCAGCGCGTGTGCCGGTAAAACAAGACAAGGCACAATCGAACATTCAACTTATTATTTTTCGGGAGTAAATTCCGCAAGCAGACAGTAACAATGTTTCACTTCAGGGGAGGTCATGTTTAGGGTCACTTTTTAATGACCTAAATGAGCATTTAAAACCGGACCACACAGAGTCTTGAGGAGTCGATCACACTGAGCACCGATCGATAAGAGGCGTTGCCAATGGATCGGCTTCGTACTTAAAGGCGAGCGAAACAGGTGGTACGTATTGGCACCTTGGCATTAAGGCTTTAAAGTGAGGTAAAACCGGCCGGAAAATCCTTATGCAACGAATAAATCTCACCGATATCGAGCTGTCTCTCAGTCGCCTAATCTATGGTGTTTGGCGTTTGGCAGATGACCCAGACCAAAGCATAAAACAGGTCCGCGCTAAAATTGATGCGGCACTCGCGGAGGGCATAACCACCTTCGACCATGCCGATATTTATGGTAATTATGAGTGTGAACAACTGTTTGGTCAGGCGCTGGCGCAAGACAGTAGTTTACGGTCGAAGATGGAATTGATCAGCAAATGTGATATTTGCCTGAACACCGAAAAGTTCCCTGATCGTCGAGTTAAGTATTACGACACCAGCGCGGCCTATCTAAACAGCAGCGTAGAGCTGTCATTGAGGAATTTGCACACCGACTATCTCGATTGCTTACTCATTCACCGTCCCGACCCCCTGATGAATGCCGCAGAGACCGGCGCCGCGCTCGACGCACTGATTGATGCCGGTAAAATTCGCAGTGCCGGGGTGTCCAACTTTCATGCCCCAGAGTGGCGCCTGTTACAGGGTCATATGCGTCACCGTCTGGTGATCAATCAGGTGGAAATAAGCATCCTGTGTCAGGATGCCTTCTTAAATGGCGATCTGAGCGACATACAAAGCGATGGCCTGGCACCCTTGGCCTGGTCACCCTTGGCCGGTGGTCGGTTATTCGGCGATGAAGCCGCCGCGCAACGCGTCCGGCCGTTGCTGGCAAGACTGGCCGCGGAACAAAACAGTCGGATGGATTTGGTTGCCTTTGCTTGGCTTTTGGCCCATCCGGCGCATATCTTGCCGGTCGTGGGTACCAATAACGTCGGCCGGATCCAGGGGCTGAGCGAGGCGTTAGCGATCAAGATCGATCGCGAAACCTGGTTTGAAATCTGGGTCGCAGCCTCGGGCAACGAATTGCCCTAGAAACGAAGCAGCCAGCAGACCCATTAATCCAAGGCGCAGCAGCACCCGCAGCACATAGCACAGGGGCTGAGTTCTAATCCGGCCGGTCCATGCGTTGGGCCGCATAGCGCCGAGTCGACCATAAGAACAGGCCAAACAGTGCCAACAACTCGCCTAAACTACCGGTCTTTTTCACCACGGTAACCGTCGGTTCCGCCTGAGTTGGGTTGCTATTGGGCGGCGGGGCGACCACCGGTTCGGAACTGAAATATACCCGGCTGCTTGAACTGGCATCACCGGTAACAATGAGATCGGCTCGGCCATTGCCATCGATATCCGACAACACCAAAGCGTTAGCGCCTGGCGCTAAAAAGGTTAGGGCCGAGGCAAAGGTGCCCTGCTTTTGGGTAAACACCTGCACCAGGCCGTCGTCATTTAACACCCCAAGGTCCGCTTCGCCGTCACCATTATAGTCGCCAACCGACAGGGAGCGGACATCCCCAGCCGAGAGTTCTAGGCGCAGAGTAAACTGTCCGCTACCACTGGGCTGGTATATCTGGATACTCGGATTCTGTGACGAGGTGTGCTGCCCGATCACAATATCATCCGCAACACCGTCGCTATCTAGGTCAGCCACCAGCACTGCAGCACTGGTGCTTTGTTGATCGCCGACAATTAGGGCATTGTCGACAAAAACACGACCCGTTGAGTCGGCACCCTGGTTCAAATAGATATAGTCATCATCCGCGCGGTTAGCAACGATCAAATCGGGTCGGCCATCGCCATTGGCATCGAGTTGCGCCAAGCCAATGGATTCAGATTCAGCCCGCCCCAAAAGGTCGGCCGGAACAAAGCCGCCCTGACCGTCGTTCAAAAATACTTCGTTCGCGCGGTCGATGTTGGCAAAAGCCAGATCGACCAACTTATCGCCGTTGAAATCCAACGCAATCACCGCACGACTGTCGGCCTGACCCAGTTCATCTGGGGCCCCATAAACGCCCGCGCCCTGATTGTAATAAATCAGGTTGACCCCGCTATTGGCGAACACCAGATCGGGCCGTCCGTTCTGATTTAAATCGATGGCGATGACCGCATGACTATTGGCAACCCCGGTCAAGATGTGTCGGCTGGCGAGGCTATTGTAGCCACTATCGAAGGCGAATATTTGCTCGGCTTGGGCCTCACTATTGGCGAAAATTAATTCAATAAGCCCATCACCGGTCAAATCCGCCGCGGCCACCCCATGGCTGTCGACACCGCTCAAGACCGGTGCCGTGACCTCTGGTTCGGCCAGGTCAGCCTGAAAGACTAGGGTCACATCGGCCCAGTCATTGCGACTGTTCGGGTCGATCTGGGTGGTAAAGAGTTGGACTTCGACATTGACTAGGGCCGCCTGGTCGCTGATCACCTTAGTAGTAATCAACCTCGTTTCGCCGATCTCGGCCAGATCACAACGGACTTCGCCAAAACTGACCAGAACACACTCGCTGCCTAGACTGTTAAAGCTTGCCGGGGCATCCAGGGTTATCACCAGGTAGCCGTCGGCCAAAACCGCTGGGCCGTCATTGGTGATGCTTAGCGCCAGGCTGGTCGCCTCCGAGAGGCCTACCAGATGGCCCGAGGCGCTGAGGCTAAGGGCCAAATCGGCACTGTCGGAATCGCTCACGGTTAACGTAAAGCGCTGCTCGGTACTGGCCTGACCATCGCCCACTTGGATCTTAACCGATGCGGCGCCGATGTCGCTGCCCTCTGGCTGACCGCTCAACAGTCCGGTCGTATCGATTGACAACCAGTCGTGATCGCTGACAACCGAAAAGAGGAAGTCATCGCCGTCTGCATCCGTCGCACTGAACTGGACCCTATAATCTTGATCGATCACTACGTTGGTCTCTGGGCTGCCCACTAACTGGGGGGCGTCGTTAACCGCCGTGACTTGCACCGTCATGGTGGCCAGCGCGCTGCTGAGGTCGCCATCTGATACCGACAGATCGACACTCAATGGCCCAAAAAAGTCGGCCGTGGGAAATAGACTATTGGCCACCATTTGATAATCGATGCCTGGTTCGACGCTCAGGGAGAAGGTCGATGAGTCCGGGTCGGTAATGGTGACGTCGCTCAAGTCAAAGTCATAACGGCCATCCTCGGCTAGGCTGATGTCAGCCAGCGCTGAAATAACCGGTGCGTCGTTCACCGCATTGACGGTGATGGCGGCGGCAAAACTGGCGCTGTCGCTGTCACCATCGTTAACCGTGATCGGGACGCTTAAGGTGCCATTGTAGTTGGCATCCGGGGTGATGCTATTACCACTCACGCGGTAGTTCAGACCACTGCCGACGGCCAGGGTGAAGCTGCTGTCATCCGGATCGATTAGTGTGAAATCGGCCATACTCAGAGTTAGGCTGGTGTCTTCGTTGGTGGCCAAGTCGAGCTGACCGCTGATAATGGGCGCCGTATTGGCCCCGGTGACCAGCTGCCAGCCAATATCCTTGTACAGTGCTAAGGTGTGGCTAAAGTTGGCGTCGCCGGTATATTGCGGCTCCATCAATTCATTCGGCGTCAAAGCGGTATCGAAATGGGACACTGAGGAGCCGCCTTCATAGGGTGACGGCGCATACATCTGCACCTCACCCCCCTTGACACCAGCCGATAGGGTATCGGCCAACGCGTTCACCTCGGTTCCGGTCCAGACCAGATCCCCGGTATCGGTCAACGAGGTGAAAATTTGCGCTGTGCTCAGGTCTGTCCAGGGTCCGACGCTCTTGTCCTTAAGATTTAAAGAATAGCCGTCCATCAAGCCATTGGCCTTGTTGCCCGCGCTGTCGACTAGCGATAAGACGCCCAAACCGTGAGCCAGTTCGTGCAACACCACTTCAAAGAAATCGATGTCGTTGCCCGGCGGATTGTGATCCAAGCCGTAATACCAGCTGACCTCGTTTAAACAGGCGTTGTTGTTATCCATCGAAGCATTGAAATTGGCGGTAATATCGGCCACACCAGAATCGGCATCTGAGTTACTGCGCGCATTAAACAGGGCCACTGGGTACCAAGTGTTGTTGAGCAACCCTAAGCTGGGACCGCCGGCGCTAAGGTAATAGCTGGCGGCGGGCCCGGCGGAGCCCAATACCGCCGAACTTGCGCTGCAGGTGAGGCTTCTGAAAGCCGCATCGATCTCGATGGGCACGGCACTGATCAGCCGATCGGCCCAAATCTGCGCGGCGGCATTGAAAACTGCGGCGCGAGATTCACCGATGCTGCCGGTAAAGCCAACCCCAAAGTTGAGCACAAAGGTTGAACCGGTGCCGGTGATCGTTGAAGCGTGACCGGCGCCAGCCAGTAAGCTGGCAGCGACACTTAACAGCAATTTGACCCGCCACCCTATTGGCCCCGGAGACTTGGCACGGCCGTTTTGGTGACCATATCTCCGTCCAGTACTAATACTCATTGATGGTAACCTGACCGTCGGCTCCGATAGTCGCGACGGGCACGGCCTGATGGATGCCCAGTAAACTGGCCCGGAACAGGGTTGGACTGACCTGCTCGATGACCAGATCACTGTTGTCGCGCGATGCAAAGGCGCGAATTTCGCTTTGGCTCTCAAGTGGCAGGGCATCAAATGCCGGGCGGGGCACGACGGAGGACGTCGCTATGGGCGAGACATTCAGCTGCGGTGGGGCTGATGGGGCTGGCGTCGAGACGTCAGGGCTGGCGCTACTCGAACTGGGTAAGGCGGCTTTGGTTGCAGCGGGACTGGCTTGTGATTGGCGTGTATTGATTGGCGCTATGAGCTCATCGATGCCGGCCTCGGCGGGCCTTGGCTGGTCCTCAATAGCTTGGCTGCCTAGGCGAAAAAAAAATCCAAGACCCATTACAATAATCGATAACCCAATGAGCCGCCGCGACTTGAACCCTACCATTGGCAATTGCGTCTATTAAAAAGAATAAAATCATACCAACCTGCGGCAAACTTCAATATGGGTGCTAACAAATCAGCACAACTTACCATATTTCGCCATTAAAATGGCGGATTGTAGCAACCCAGATACCTTAGGGTCTCGAAGGGCCAATGAAATGATTTTATGTTGCTTTTTGTAATTACTAGCGGTGTCAAAAAAACAGCGCCTCTGTCCGACCCGACTCATATATGCTGGCTTATCACTCGAATAGCGAGCTGCCGAACAAACAGGTGCCTAATCAGGGACAGGCTGCGAGCTCTAAAATTGAAGATTCAGGGCCAACTGGTAACCGCCGCGCGTTGGCATCAGAGCCATACTAACCCCGTCAGGATCAGGCACTAGCCACTGGTTAAAACCGATCGCGATGGCTGCGCCAGCGGTTACATCCCACCAGTCATGCTGGTCGGCATGGACTCGACTGTAGCCGACAAAACTGGCCGCTAAAAAGGCCGGCAAACCCACATCCCAACCGTAGCGCTTAGCCAAGAACGACGCGCCCGAAAAGGCCGAGCTGGTATGACCGCTGGGGAAACTAAGGGTATTGCGGCCATTCGGCCGTTCCTTGTTAACGGTGTTCTTTAGCAGATGGGTCAGGACAAAGGTCGACCCATAGGAGGTGAGCAGCGCTTTGCGGCCCGCGGCATCGTCTTGGCTAAAGGTGGACGCTAGCGCGGTTAAGGGCAGGGCTATCTGTAATACATCGCCCGCCGTTTCGATCAGATCCTGAGCCGATACCGTTGACATCGAAATCGACAGTGCCAAACCAATGCAACAGCTCATCTTTTTAACATTACTCATGGTCGGACTATTCCTTGCGCCGTTAGGCTGGGTGGCAACTTAAAAGTCGGTATCTTCCCGACCTCGATTAATATGCAATTTATTTTCAAGTTTCAATCGATCGCTTTTTTTGATCAACACATAGAGCGCGCCGACACCGCCGTGGTGTTTTTGCGCGCTGTGGAAGGCAATGACTTCCGGTATTTGTTTTAGCCAAGTATTGACGCACGATTTCAAAAACGCCTTCGGTTCACTTAACTCACCCTTGCCATGCAGAATTATCGCACTACGGGTATCAAAGCGCTGGCAATCTTGGATGAATCGATACACAGCCTCGCGCGCTGCAAGCATTTTCATGCGGTGTAAGTCCAGCCTGGCATCAATCGAATATTGACCCCGTTTCAAGTTACGAAAAACCCCCAATGACACCCCATTGCTGCGATATTCCAGACTGTCCAGAGGCTGAACCAGATCAATAATCTCATCGCTTAAATGATTGGTAGATTTCTGTTCAACCGTCACCGCCATCTGTCGTCGATGCTGGAGGGTCGGCTCGGCAACCTTACTTGAGCTGCGATCCACCTTACGGACCCCCTTAAGCGGCGTGACACCCTTCATTTCCTGCCGTAAAGCGGCCAAATCGTCGTCTTCTATCATAGATCACCCTTATTAGCCGTCGATCTTAGCGAATTCTGGTAGGCACAACCAGCCATATAGGTTTACCCTTGAATGACACATGATGGCGACGCTGCCTCTCCGGTTGATCCGGGCCAAGCTGTCTGGACGCCGAGACCGCGGTCAGTGGCAAGACACATCGATCGGCCCGGCCTAACTGGGCCGCCACGCGGACGGTGTAAACATGCGGTAAAAGCTTTGGTCAATGGCTTGGGAAAACTCAAAACTGCACCCATTTGAATGCTTTATCTTATTAGAGGTTCGACTATGAGCACACACAGCATTTTGCTGATCGACGATGATAGAGATCTGGCAGAATTGCTGGGTGAGTATTTGTCGGCTGAAGGCTATCGACTCGAATCGGCCCATACCGGCGAAGAGGGTATAGAAGAGATTGCCAACCATCACTTCGACCTAGTATTGCTTGATGTCATGATGCCCGGAATCGATGGTTTCGAAACCTTGAAACGTATTCGCCAGACCTCGATCGTCCCGGTGCTAATGCTAACCGCCCGGGGCGAAGAGACAGATCGTATTCTTGGCTTAGAAATGGGCGCTGACGACTACCTGGCGAAGCCCTATAGTCATCGCGAGCTGTTGGCTCGCATCAAAGCCCTATTGCGACGCATTGAATTGGATCGCACCCAGCAGAACGATGACAGCGGCATCATGGCCTGCCATGGGGTTGAGCTCAATTTTGACACCTATAGAGTCTACTGCGACGGTGAACACATACCGATGACCACCAGCGAGTTCAAGGTGCTGCGTGTCTTAATGACTCGCGCGGGCAAAGCGGTGCCGAAGGAAGATCTCTACCTCGAGGTTTTAGGCCGCGAAATCATGGCCTATGATCGCTCCATCGACATGCATGTGAGCAATGTCAGGCGCAAGCTCGGCGGTACCTCTGAGCAGTCGAAAATCCAAACCATCCGCGGCATTGGTTATATGTTCGTCGATCCGAATCAATAATCGCCACCCTGGCGTGAGCGCTCCCGCACTCTGGGTCGCGCTCACCACCGGCTGACCCAAGAGAAGCGTTCATGCAGTTAGGCAAGCTCAACCCTCTGGGGTCGGTTTTTGGCAAGATCTGGATCAGTTTCTGGTTATCGTTGATCCTGATCGTTATTGCAGCTTATTTTGTGTCCTTTCAGGCCGCCAAGCAGTATCAGGTCGCTCCGCCGGCCCCTCGTCATATCGCGACTCTCAGCAATATAGTCTTTCCGGATCTGGGTTTTGCCGGCACTGACCCTGCCCGCTTGGCGTTGATTCTCACCAACTATAATGACACAGCCCGCTTTCAGCTGTATCTGGTCGATGACGCCTATCGTATGTTGGGCAGCCCTCAGCCGCCCAAACGCATTCTGGTGATGCTCTCAGAAATGATGGAGCAAGAAGGCATGCAGGTTGGCCAATGGCGTAACGAGGCTTGGTTAGGGCCTATTCCGATTGCGGTCAATAATATTAACTATCGTTTATTCCTGCGCGGGGTACCGTCCCTACCGCCAGCGAACTTGCCGTTCTGGCTGGAGAGTCAGTGGATGCAATTGGCCCTCGCCCTGACCATCTCCGGCCTGATGAGCCTGCTCCTGACCTGGTCTCTTGTGCGCCCGATTGAAAAGTTACGCCAGACGGTGCGCGCCTTGGCGCGCGGCACGCTCAATGCACGTGCTGGATCCAGCGTCAGCCGCCGGGCCGACGAAATTGGTGAATTGGGCCGTGATTTTGATGATATGGCGACCCGGATCGAGGATCTGGTCTCGGCCCAGCAGCGCTTGCTGAGCAATGTCAGCCACGAATTACGCTCACCCCTGACCCGGCTTCAGGTTGCTATGGGCATCGTGCGCCAAAAGGCGCCGGAAGGCCTCGACCGGGCCCTCGATCGGATTGAACGCGAAAGCGACCGGCTCGAGAATATGATCGCGCAAATCCTTACCTTGAGTCGTTTTGAGAACGACATGCAGCAGGTCGAGTGGCGCACGATCGAGCTTGATGACATCGTCCGCAGGGTGGTCGAGGATGCTCGGTTCGAGGCCGAACCGCGGCAAATCACGATTATTGATCAGATCGATGGACCGCTGCAGATGGAAGGTGATGCTCAGTTGCTGCACAGCACGCTCGATAACGTGGTGCGCAACGCGCTGCGCTTTTCGCCGGCGGACGGTACCATTCGGGTAGCCTTAAGTCAGGGCCCGGGCCAGGTCACCCTAACCATCAGCGATGAAGGACCCGGCGTGCCAGAAGACAAGTTAGCGCGCCTGTTCGATCCGTTTTATCGCCTCGACCAAACCAACCCAGGTGCCGGATTGGGATT
Protein-coding sequences here:
- a CDS encoding response regulator transcription factor; this translates as MSTHSILLIDDDRDLAELLGEYLSAEGYRLESAHTGEEGIEEIANHHFDLVLLDVMMPGIDGFETLKRIRQTSIVPVLMLTARGEETDRILGLEMGADDYLAKPYSHRELLARIKALLRRIELDRTQQNDDSGIMACHGVELNFDTYRVYCDGEHIPMTTSEFKVLRVLMTRAGKAVPKEDLYLEVLGREIMAYDRSIDMHVSNVRRKLGGTSEQSKIQTIRGIGYMFVDPNQ
- a CDS encoding FG-GAP-like repeat-containing protein; its protein translation is MLLSVAASLLAGAGHASTITGTGSTFVLNFGVGFTGSIGESRAAVFNAAAQIWADRLISAVPIEIDAAFRSLTCSASSAVLGSAGPAASYYLSAGGPSLGLLNNTWYPVALFNARSNSDADSGVADITANFNASMDNNNACLNEVSWYYGLDHNPPGNDIDFFEVVLHELAHGLGVLSLVDSAGNKANGLMDGYSLNLKDKSVGPWTDLSTAQIFTSLTDTGDLVWTGTEVNALADTLSAGVKGGEVQMYAPSPYEGGSSVSHFDTALTPNELMEPQYTGDANFSHTLALYKDIGWQLVTGANTAPIISGQLDLATNEDTSLTLSMADFTLIDPDDSSFTLAVGSGLNYRVSGNSITPDANYNGTLSVPITVNDGDSDSASFAAAITVNAVNDAPVISALADISLAEDGRYDFDLSDVTITDPDSSTFSLSVEPGIDYQMVANSLFPTADFFGPLSVDLSVSDGDLSSALATMTVQVTAVNDAPQLVGSPETNVVIDQDYRVQFSATDADGDDFLFSVVSDHDWLSIDTTGLLSGQPEGSDIGAASVKIQVGDGQASTEQRFTLTVSDSDSADLALSLSASGHLVGLSEATSLALSITNDGPAVLADGYLVITLDAPASFNSLGSECVLVSFGEVRCDLAEIGETRLITTKVISDQAALVNVEVQLFTTQIDPNSRNDWADVTLVFQADLAEPEVTAPVLSGVDSHGVAAADLTGDGLIELIFANSEAQAEQIFAFDSGYNSLASRHILTGVANSHAVIAIDLNQNGRPDLVFANSGVNLIYYNQGAGVYGAPDELGQADSRAVIALDFNGDKLVDLAFANIDRANEVFLNDGQGGFVPADLLGRAESESIGLAQLDANGDGRPDLIVANRADDDYIYLNQGADSTGRVFVDNALIVGDQQSTSAAVLVADLDSDGVADDIVIGQHTSSQNPSIQIYQPSGSGQFTLRLELSAGDVRSLSVGDYNGDGEADLGVLNDDGLVQVFTQKQGTFASALTFLAPGANALVLSDIDGNGRADLIVTGDASSSSRVYFSSEPVVAPPPNSNPTQAEPTVTVVKKTGSLGELLALFGLFLWSTRRYAAQRMDRPD
- a CDS encoding phosphatase PAP2 family protein; this translates as MSNVKKMSCCIGLALSISMSTVSAQDLIETAGDVLQIALPLTALASTFSQDDAAGRKALLTSYGSTFVLTHLLKNTVNKERPNGRNTLSFPSGHTSSAFSGASFLAKRYGWDVGLPAFLAASFVGYSRVHADQHDWWDVTAGAAIAIGFNQWLVPDPDGVSMALMPTRGGYQLALNLQF
- the smrA gene encoding DNA endonuclease SmrA produces the protein MIEDDDLAALRQEMKGVTPLKGVRKVDRSSSKVAEPTLQHRRQMAVTVEQKSTNHLSDEIIDLVQPLDSLEYRSNGVSLGVFRNLKRGQYSIDARLDLHRMKMLAAREAVYRFIQDCQRFDTRSAIILHGKGELSEPKAFLKSCVNTWLKQIPEVIAFHSAQKHHGGVGALYVLIKKSDRLKLENKLHINRGREDTDF
- a CDS encoding aldo/keto reductase; this encodes MQRINLTDIELSLSRLIYGVWRLADDPDQSIKQVRAKIDAALAEGITTFDHADIYGNYECEQLFGQALAQDSSLRSKMELISKCDICLNTEKFPDRRVKYYDTSAAYLNSSVELSLRNLHTDYLDCLLIHRPDPLMNAAETGAALDALIDAGKIRSAGVSNFHAPEWRLLQGHMRHRLVINQVEISILCQDAFLNGDLSDIQSDGLAPLAWSPLAGGRLFGDEAAAQRVRPLLARLAAEQNSRMDLVAFAWLLAHPAHILPVVGTNNVGRIQGLSEALAIKIDRETWFEIWVAASGNELP
- a CDS encoding ATP-binding protein, producing the protein MQLGKLNPLGSVFGKIWISFWLSLILIVIAAYFVSFQAAKQYQVAPPAPRHIATLSNIVFPDLGFAGTDPARLALILTNYNDTARFQLYLVDDAYRMLGSPQPPKRILVMLSEMMEQEGMQVGQWRNEAWLGPIPIAVNNINYRLFLRGVPSLPPANLPFWLESQWMQLALALTISGLMSLLLTWSLVRPIEKLRQTVRALARGTLNARAGSSVSRRADEIGELGRDFDDMATRIEDLVSAQQRLLSNVSHELRSPLTRLQVAMGIVRQKAPEGLDRALDRIERESDRLENMIAQILTLSRFENDMQQVEWRTIELDDIVRRVVEDARFEAEPRQITIIDQIDGPLQMEGDAQLLHSTLDNVVRNALRFSPADGTIRVALSQGPGQVTLTISDEGPGVPEDKLARLFDPFYRLDQTNPGAGLGLNIALQAVQLHEGSIQAVNNQPHGLTVIIDIPKVASLRGKTR